The Lysobacter capsici genome has a segment encoding these proteins:
- a CDS encoding ABC transporter ATP-binding protein produces the protein MDTLVSIKNLTKTYQRGPEKVEVLHGINLDIAKGDFVALMGPSGSGKSTLLNLIGGLDNPTGGEITIEGERIDRLSAGQLSQWRSRHVGFVFQFYNLMPALTAQRNVELPLLLSPLNGAQRKRNAEIALTLVGLADRRSHRPNELSGGQQQRVAIARAIVSDPTLLICDEPTGDLDRHAAEEILNLLQLLNREHGKTIVMVTHDPKAAEYATHTLHLDKGTLVEQQSHAA, from the coding sequence ATGGACACCCTGGTTTCGATCAAAAACCTCACCAAGACTTACCAGCGCGGCCCGGAAAAGGTCGAAGTGCTGCACGGCATCAACCTGGATATCGCCAAGGGCGATTTCGTCGCGCTGATGGGCCCGTCGGGTTCGGGCAAGAGCACGCTGCTCAACCTGATCGGCGGACTGGACAATCCCACCGGCGGTGAAATCACCATCGAAGGCGAGCGCATCGATCGCCTCAGCGCCGGCCAGTTGTCGCAGTGGCGCAGCCGCCATGTCGGCTTCGTATTCCAGTTCTACAACCTGATGCCGGCCCTGACCGCGCAACGCAACGTCGAACTGCCGCTGCTGCTGTCGCCGTTGAACGGCGCCCAGCGCAAGCGCAACGCCGAAATCGCCCTGACCCTGGTCGGCCTGGCCGACCGCCGCAGCCACCGCCCGAACGAACTGTCCGGCGGCCAGCAGCAGCGCGTGGCGATCGCGCGCGCGATCGTGTCCGACCCGACTCTGCTGATCTGCGACGAACCCACCGGCGATCTGGACCGGCACGCGGCCGAGGAAATCCTCAACCTGCTGCAACTGCTCAACCGCGAACACGGCAAGACCATCGTCATGGTGACCCACGACCCCAAGGCCGCCGAGTACGCCACCCACACCCTGCACCTCGACAAGGGCACCCTGGTCGAGCAGCAGTCGCACGCGGCATGA
- a CDS encoding ABC transporter permease, with product MKYFHLIWAELMRRKTRTALTLLSIIAAFLLFGLLDGVRESFEQAGNSANGVKRLQTGSRLSFIQPLPMSLNERIAQVPGVKQVTYANWFGGAYQDPHNQIFSFGVADNYLDLYPEMAVSAAHRKAFAATRTGVLVGEGLMKRFNWKVGQKLPLQSTIFTSSDGSKNWSFDIVGTLAATDKKSGGWFDQMILLHWKYFDDSTPYNRGQVGWYVTEVKDASQSDRVAKAIDAISANSDHETKTQTEAAATASWMKQMADIGLIVGSIMGAVFFTLVLLTGNTMAQAVRERTSELAVLKTIGFPDRSVLMLVLAESVLLLLLGGVIGVALADGLGPIVNAGSNGAINVPRIGWHSWSVALMLMVGIGLLVGLLPAIRAMRLNIVDALAGR from the coding sequence ATGAAATATTTCCATCTGATCTGGGCCGAGCTGATGCGGCGCAAGACGCGCACGGCGCTGACCTTGCTGTCGATCATCGCCGCGTTCCTGCTGTTCGGCCTGCTCGACGGCGTGCGCGAAAGTTTCGAACAGGCCGGCAACAGCGCCAACGGCGTCAAGCGACTGCAGACCGGTTCGCGCCTGTCGTTCATCCAGCCGTTGCCGATGTCGCTCAACGAGCGCATCGCCCAGGTGCCGGGCGTCAAGCAAGTCACTTACGCGAACTGGTTCGGCGGCGCCTATCAGGATCCGCACAACCAGATTTTCAGCTTCGGCGTGGCCGACAACTATCTGGATCTGTATCCGGAAATGGCCGTGTCCGCCGCGCACCGCAAGGCCTTCGCCGCCACCCGCACCGGCGTGCTGGTCGGCGAAGGGCTGATGAAGCGCTTCAACTGGAAGGTCGGACAGAAACTGCCGCTGCAGTCGACCATCTTCACCAGCAGCGACGGCAGCAAGAACTGGAGCTTCGACATCGTCGGCACGCTCGCGGCCACCGACAAGAAATCCGGCGGCTGGTTCGACCAGATGATCCTGCTGCACTGGAAGTACTTCGACGATTCCACGCCCTACAACCGCGGCCAGGTCGGCTGGTACGTCACCGAAGTGAAGGACGCGAGCCAGAGCGACCGCGTGGCCAAGGCCATCGACGCGATCTCGGCCAATTCCGATCACGAGACCAAGACCCAGACCGAAGCGGCGGCGACAGCGAGCTGGATGAAGCAGATGGCCGACATCGGCCTGATCGTCGGCTCGATCATGGGCGCGGTGTTCTTCACCCTGGTGCTGCTGACCGGCAACACCATGGCCCAGGCGGTGCGCGAACGCACCTCCGAACTGGCCGTGCTCAAGACCATCGGTTTCCCCGACCGCAGCGTGTTGATGCTGGTGCTGGCCGAATCGGTATTGCTGCTGTTGCTGGGCGGCGTGATCGGCGTGGCCTTGGCCGATGGACTCGGCCCGATCGTCAACGCCGGCAGCAACGGCGCGATCAACGTGCCGCGGATCGGTTGGCACAGTTGGTCGGTGGCGCTGATGCTGATGGTCGGCATCGGTCTGTTGGTCGGCCTCTTGCCGGCGATCCGCGCCATGCGCCTGAACATCGTCGATGCATTGGCCGGACGCTAA